Within Waddliaceae bacterium, the genomic segment AAGATACAATCTTACTTTTACGACAACGGCGAGAGGGGGCACTGCCGTGTCCGGGTTTATTCATTGTTCAATGTTCAATGAAAAAGGGGGTCTGGGGGAAGTCCCCCAGCCATATTCTTTTTTTTTTTTTCTCTGTGCCCTCTGTGGCTCTGTGGTAAAAAATCCTATTCAGAAATTCCTTCTTTATAATGGCTATCGCGTAAGGTCAGTTACTTTTGTCTCCGAACTCCGAACTCTGAACTACGCAGAGCAGCTGCGTAATTTATTGCGGACGCCGGACGAATGGTGTTTTGCTGCTAGGCTTTCTTCGTAGGTATGCTAGCATTGGAACGAACAGCGCGAAAGCATATATTCCATCATATATGCTCATAACAAAAAAGTCAGCAAGAATAAGATGTAGTGTTATTGCAAGACCTTCGCCGAAGACGTTGAGTAGGAAGGCTTGTAGTGTCGTCGAACATAGGGAAAACACCGCCGTCATGATGGGAAGCATTAATATCGATTCTTTGGCGAAGAGATTACGCTTTTTATATAGAAACCACGTTGTTATCGTATAGTTCAGAGCATGGACGCCGAAGGCGGTATGTGCTGCGAAGATATCGACGACGATGCCGCATATCACAGCAGCCCACAGAGCTGATACTTTAGGGGCTTTATAACACATATATACAAGGAACGGTGCGAAGAATGTTAGACGTAATGAAGGAAACAATGCAGGAGATATCAAAAGGGCAATAAACCCTATGATAGACATGTGGACGATATAGTTCTTTTCACCATTGACGGCCATAATTAATAAGCACCTTCTCTATTAAAAATTACGCTTTACAAGCTTGTCGGCCACTGCTGCAAGGATTGAAGTATCGAGAGGTATCGTTTCGAGGACGGCGATGGCCTCGTCGTATAGCGACAGCGCTAGTCTTTGTGCCTCCTCGACGCCGAGCAGTGAAGGGTACGTCGCCTTATTTTTCTCTGTATCGGAGTGTGCAGGTTTGCCGAGCTGTTCTGTCGTCGTCGTTATGTCGAGGATATCGTCGACGACCTGGAAGGCGAGACCTATCGTCGTAGCGAAGGTCGTTAGGGCTTTTGTTATCTCTTCGGAAGCGTCACCGATGATGGCACCGAAATGCGCCGCTGCTGCGATGAGAGCAGCGGTTTTCTTGGAATGTATTGTCTTCAAGGCAGCGATATCGATGTCGTGGCCTTCGGCGGCGATGTCGAGAGCCTGCCCTCCTATCATCCCCGAAGCCCCAGAGTTCCTTGATAGAACCTCTACGAGAGAAATTTTCTGCTGCGGAGAGAGATCTGAAGCTTTCGCTATGACTTCGAAGGCGTAGGTTAGAAGATAGTCGCCAGCAAGGACGGCCGTGCCTTCGTCGTAGGCTTTATGTAGCGAAGGCTTGCCGCGACGGATATCGTCGTCGTCCATGCAGGGGAGATCGTCGTGGATTAGAGAATATGTGTGTATCATCTCAAGGGCACAAGCGGCGTCGAGGGCTTTGCTGCGGGGAACGCCTAGGGCCTCTGCAGTGGCTATGGTGATAATAGGCCGCAGACGCTTGCTAGGAGCCAATAACGAATACTGCGCTGCAACGACGACGGTGCTGTCGTCATCGACGAGCTCGTCAAGGCGTTTATCAATGTCGGCAATGGCGGTAGTAATATATTCTTCTATCATAGTAGTCGCATCCTGGAGGTTGTCGGATCGCCTTTGCTTTTGGGCTTCGCCTGTGGAAGTGCTACCCTCAAAGATACACGCTTCTCGTCTTCTCTATGAAGATACGACATCGCGACTTCCCAGTTGATACGCAGCAATGTTATTACGTTTATCCTGTATTCGTTGATGTCATTCTCCAAAAGCCTGTCCCTGGTATGACGCGAATGTATAGAACATACCCAGTTGTGGGCGAAGCGGTAATACATCTTCGTCAGGATGGTAGTGTTCTTGTCGGAGAACTCACTGAGAAGCTCTCTTTCTTCTTTATATGTCTCTAGGGCAAAATTCGTCCTGTCGGCTTTAAGCCAGTCGTACCTCCCGCGGCTGCGGTATTCTACGCCAGCGGCGAAATCTTCGTCCCACGTCCAGTCGACAGCGACGTTTACACGGTCGAGGTTTTTCTTGTCGTTATTCCATATCGTCTTAACAGAAAACGCAAGGTCGGGACGTACCATCCAGATGGCATCGCCATAAAGCTTGGGCACCGTCCTGTCGAAGGCATGCGCCGAGAAAAACGAGTACCCATAGATGTCGACGAAAAGGTCTTTGGAGATGCCGCCATCACTGTCTTTGCCGAAGATCTCATTACGGACGCCTACGCGCATGATATTCAGCTTAGTAAAGGCATCGTTGGCGTCGAAGAGATAATGTTTCTCTATGCCGATAGTAGGAGAAGTGTAGTAGCTGTAGCGCATATACGGCTCGGCAGTATGGAGAATGTTGCCGCTGTAAATCTTAGAGAATAGCGTCGTAGCTTCTAGCCACGATTTCAGCATCCCAACAGTCTTGGCATCGTGGGTGGGGCTGTTGCTGTAACATACCCCAACAACACCGACGCCGGGAGTTATAGTTAAAGCATTGCGGTATGAAAATGGACGGTATATGCTGCTGTCAACAGAAAGGCGTACGCTGTTGATGTCTTCGAAGTCGCCAGAAAGGCCGTCGGCATATTCCATGTCGATATATGAAGCCCTGACTCTGCTGTCGACGATAGCACCTAACGTATTATAGCGTATCGGCCTTAAGCTCATCTCTACAGTAGGGAGTTCCTGCTTTATCGTCTGGAAGGTATTTACACGAAGACGACACAACCCCGACGCTATCCACGAAGGATTGCGATGCCATACCGATACCTGTGTCAAGCCCGCAGTAGAAAGCTCGAATTCCTTGTCGTGGTAGTCGGAGGCCATCTCATTGTCGCTGAGCCTGTCGTACGAAGCATCGATGAAGGTGTCTCCAGGAAGCGTTCTGGAATACACACCATCGAAACGATAGCGGTTTGTTTTTTCTATTCTGTCACGGGCGACATAGTTCTTGGTGAAAAACGATGACTTGTTTTCTTCCGATTCATACAAAGTGTCGAAACCACCACCCCATCCACGTCTGAGGCTGTAGTCAGCAACAAGGAATAGACGGAAGTCATCGCGGGCATATGCCCTATAGCGTATATTGGCGCGCGGACCTTGGCCAC encodes:
- the mreD gene encoding rod shape-determining protein MreD, whose protein sequence is MAVNGEKNYIVHMSIIGFIALLISPALFPSLRLTFFAPFLVYMCYKAPKVSALWAAVICGIVVDIFAAHTAFGVHALNYTITTWFLYKKRNLFAKESILMLPIMTAVFSLCSTTLQAFLLNVFGEGLAITLHLILADFFVMSIYDGIYAFALFVPMLAYLRRKPSSKTPFVRRPQ
- a CDS encoding polyprenyl synthetase family protein, whose amino-acid sequence is MIEEYITTAIADIDKRLDELVDDDSTVVVAAQYSLLAPSKRLRPIITIATAEALGVPRSKALDAACALEMIHTYSLIHDDLPCMDDDDIRRGKPSLHKAYDEGTAVLAGDYLLTYAFEVIAKASDLSPQQKISLVEVLSRNSGASGMIGGQALDIAAEGHDIDIAALKTIHSKKTAALIAAAAHFGAIIGDASEEITKALTTFATTIGLAFQVVDDILDITTTTEQLGKPAHSDTEKNKATYPSLLGVEEAQRLALSLYDEAIAVLETIPLDTSILAAVADKLVKRNF
- a CDS encoding LPS-assembly protein LptD is translated as MFLRIKFLLFFVVGLCCIGTYSEGSDLEDIISGGIIVDLREPTFSDGIFSTEKGGVITGENIRIQAQKIWYTRKVIDGDSTVSVVAEGDVMVDYNRQLFVGTKLEYNFVTQRGIIYEGRTSMDPWFLGGDKIELLPDGSFSIKKAFISTSINVNSEWQLSASGVRIKNRHIISAKSVKLRFLKLPIFWLPSFNADMRTLFDSPVKYRVRWGGGQGPRANIRYRAYARDDFRLFLVADYSLRRGWGGGFDTLYESEENKSSFFTKNYVARDRIEKTNRYRFDGVYSRTLPGDTFIDASYDRLSDNEMASDYHDKEFELSTAGLTQVSVWHRNPSWIASGLCRLRVNTFQTIKQELPTVEMSLRPIRYNTLGAIVDSRVRASYIDMEYADGLSGDFEDINSVRLSVDSSIYRPFSYRNALTITPGVGVVGVCYSNSPTHDAKTVGMLKSWLEATTLFSKIYSGNILHTAEPYMRYSYYTSPTIGIEKHYLFDANDAFTKLNIMRVGVRNEIFGKDSDGGISKDLFVDIYGYSFFSAHAFDRTVPKLYGDAIWMVRPDLAFSVKTIWNNDKKNLDRVNVAVDWTWDEDFAAGVEYRSRGRYDWLKADRTNFALETYKEERELLSEFSDKNTTILTKMYYRFAHNWVCSIHSRHTRDRLLENDINEYRINVITLLRINWEVAMSYLHREDEKRVSLRVALPQAKPKSKGDPTTSRMRLL